Below is a genomic region from Pseudazoarcus pumilus.
GCCCGCTGGTCACCAAGGTGCACAACGAAGTCGCGCGCATGCACGAGCAGGGGCGCGAAATCGTCATGATCGGCCATCGCGGCCACCCGGAGGTCGAGGGCACGATGGGTCAGATCGACGGCGGCATCCATCTGGTGGAATCGGTCGCAGACGTGGCCACGCTGGCGCCGGCCACGCCGCATTTCCTCTCCTTCGTCACTCAGACCACGCTGTCGATCGACGACGCCGCGGCCATCGTGACCGCCCTGCGCGAGCGCTTCCCGGACATACAGGGCCCGCGCAAGGACGACATCTGCTACGCCACGCAGAACCGTCAGGACGCGGTGCGCGCACTCGCCGGGCAGGTCGATGCGGTGATCGTGGTGGGCTCGCCCAACAGTTCCAATTCCAACCGCCTGCGCGAGGTTGCCGCCCTGCGCGGCATTCCCGCCTGGCTGGTCGATGATGCCGACGCGATCGACCCCGACTGGATCGCCGACAAGTCGCGCATCGGCGTGACCGCCGGCGCATCCGCCCCGGAAGTGCTGGTCGACTCGGTCATCGCACGCATCAGGGAGCTTGGCGGCAATTCGGTGCGAACCCTCGAGGGCGTGCCCGAGAAGGTCGTGTTTCCGCTGCCCAGGGCATTGCAGAAACAAAGCTGACATCGCAATGCAACAAGGCCGCCCGAGGGCGGCCTTGTTGCATTGCGGGCACGACGAATCACCCAGCGCCCATGCCCATCACCCGCCGGTAGAACTCGTGGAAGTGCTGCATGCCGTCTTCCATCGGCGACTGATAGGGGCCGACCTCATTGCGCCCCTCGCGGTACAGCGCCAGACGCCCGCGATCCATGCGTTCGGCGATCTCGTCGTCCTCGACGGCCGTCTCCATGTAGGCTGCCTGTTCAGCCTCGACGAAGTCACGCTCGAACTCCATGATCTCTTCCGGATAGTAGAACTCGACCACGTTGGTGGTCTTGTTCACGTCGCGCGGAATCAGCGTGCTTACCACCAACACGTGCGGATACCACTCGACCATCACGTTGGGGTAGTAGGTCAGCCACAGTGCGCCGTGAGGCGGCGGCTCGTCGCCGTAGATCGAGCGGACGGCCTCGTGCCAGCGCGCATAGGCCGCCGTGCCAGGTTTCGTCAGGGAGGTGGCGCCCACGCGCTGCACCGAATACCAGTCGCCGAACTGCCAGGTGAGGTCGTCGCAGGTGACGAAGTTGCCCAGCCCGGGGTGGAAGGGCGCGACGTGATAGTCCTCCAGATAGACCTCGATGAAGGTCTTCCAGTTGTAGTTGCACTCGTGAATCTCGACGCGGTCGAGCTTGAAACCGGAGAAATCGAACTGGTCGGCCACCTTCATTCCGGCCAGATCCTGCGCCACGTCGCGCGGCCCGCGAAACAACAGACCGTTCCAGCCCTGCAGCGGCTCGCGCCGCAGGTTCAGGCAGGGGTTGCAGGCGAAGTGCGGCGCACCCTTGAGGGCTCCGGCGGTGTCGTAGGTCCAGCGGTGCACCGGACACACGATGTGTTCGGTCGTGCCGCTGCCCTGCAGCATGATCGCCTGGCGATGGCGGCAGACGTTGGACATGCGATGGACGCCGTCGGCGTTGAGCACCAGCAGCGCCGCATGATCCAGCCATTCCAGGGACCGGTAGTTGCCGACTTCGGGTACCATCAGTTCATGGCCGACGTAGCCCGGACCGGCATCGAAGAGCAGCTTCAGCTCCTGCTCGAAGACCTTCTCGTCGAAATACGTCGACACCGGAAGCTGCGAAGCTGCCGGCGCAAGTTGCGCACGAAGAGCCGCGTCGGACATGTCCGAACCCCCACAAGCCAGAACAAAGAAATTCGGCGAAAAAAGAACCGGTTAATGTAAACCAAAAGCCGTTTGACCGCCAGCCGGGGGATCGGTTATGTTCGAAACTTTCCCCGCGCACGCATCCCCATGAGCAAATCCCCTGCAACGCCAAAATCCTTCGAGGCCGCCATCGGTGAACTGGAGGAGATCGTGCGCGCGATGGAGGCGGGTCAGCTCAGCCTGGAGCAGGCGCTCGACCATTACCAGCGCGGCGTCGGCTTGTTGCGCCACTGTCAGGATACCCTCGCGCGCGCCGAGCAGCGCGTCAGCCAGCTCGAAGGCGACACCCTGGTCGACGCTCCCCCGGGGAAGACATCGTGAGTTCGCGCGACTTCGCGGCCTGGATGGCCGCGATCCAGCAGCGCACCGAACAGGCGCTGGACGCGGCGCTGCCCGACGCAGCGCTCTCTCCCGACGAGCTCCACGCCGCGATGCGCTACGCGGTGCTCGAGGGTGGCAAGCGCGTGCGCGCCCTGCTTGTGCACGCCGCAGGCGAGATCGCTGCGGCCGAGCCCGAGCGGCTCGACCGCGCCGCCTGCGCAGTCGAGTTGATCCATGCCTATTCGCTCGTGCATGACGACCTGCCATGCATGGACAACGACGTGCTGAGGCGCGGCAAACCGACCGTACATGTCGAGTTCGGCGAGGCCACCGCCCTGCTCACCGGCGACGCCCTGCAGACGCTGGCCTTTCAGGTACTCTCCGATACGCCGCTGGCAGACGACGCAGGCCGTCAGCTCGAGATGATCGCGCAGCTCGCGCAGGCCTCGGGTTCGCGCGGCATGGCCGGCGGCCAGGCCATCGACCTGGCCTCGGTCGGCAAGGAGCTCACGCGCGAGGAGCTCGAATTCATGCACATCCACAAGACCGGCGCGCTGATCCGCGCCTCGGTACGTCTGGGTGCGCTGTGCGGCGCACCCGACGACGACGCCCTCGACCGGCTGGATCGCTACGGCAAACTCGTGGGTCTGCTCTTTCAGGTCGTCGACGACATCCTCGATGCGGACGCCGACACCGCGACCCTGGGCAAGACGGCCGGCAAGGATGCCGACCACGACAAGCCCACCTATGTCAGCCTGCTCGGCATCAGCGAGACGCGTGCGCTCGCCGACGCGCTGCTGGCCGAAGCATGCGAAGCACTCGCTCCGCTGGGCGGACGCGCGCATCATCTGGCGGAACTCGCCGGATTCATCGTCCATCGCAAGTTCTGAAGCCCGCACCGGGCGAAAGCTGATCCGATCATGTCCCAGTATCCCCTGCTCGAACGCATCGAATCCCCGTCGGACCTGCGCAGACTCGAACGCAGCGAGTTGCCCGCGCTCGCCGACGAGCTGCGCGCCTTCCTGCTCGAATCGGTGTCGAAGACGGGCGGCCACCTGTCGTCCAACCTCGGCACGGTGGAATTGTCGATCGCGCTGCACTACATCTACGACACCCCGGACGATCGCATCGTGTGGGACGTCGGCCACCAGACCTACGGCCACAAGATTCTCACCGGGCGGCGCGAGGCGATGGCGGGGCTGCGCCGCGCGGGCGGCATCTCGGGCTTTCCGCGGCGCTGCGAGAGCGAATACGACACCTTCGGCACGGCGCATTCGTCGACCTCGATCTCGGCCGCGCTGGGCATGGCCGTGGCGGCACGCGACAAGGGCGAAAAGCGCCAGAGCATCGCCGTGATCGGCGACGGCGCGATGAGCGCCGGCATGGCCTTCGAGGCACTCAACAACGCCGGCGAACTCGACGGCATCGACATGCTGGTGATCCTCAACGACAACGAGATGTCGATCTCGCCACCGGTGGGCGCGATGACGCGCATTCTCGCGCGCATGCTCTCCGGGCGCACCTACAACGCCGCGCGCCGCGCCGGCGAGAAGGTGCTCGGGCTGGCCCCGCCGATGCTCGAATTCGCGCGCAAGGTCGAGGAACACGTCATCGGGCTGGTCACGCCGGGCACGCTCTTCGAGGAATTCGGTTTCCATTACTACGGCCCCATCGACGGGCACGATCTGGACGCGCTGATCCCGATGCTGCACAACCTGCGACGCCTGCCGGGCCTGCAGTTCCTGCATGTGGTCACGCGCAAGGGCCATGGCTACAAGCTCGCAGAGGCCGACCCCATCCTCTACCACGGGGTGTCGCAGTTCGAACCCGAGGCCGGCATCGCCGCCGGCAAGGGCGGCGGCAAACTCACCTACACCAAGGTTTTCGGCGACTGGCTGTGCGACATGGCGGCCGAGGACGAACGCCTGGTGGCGATCACGCCGGCGATGCGCGAGGGCTCCGGGCTGGTGCGCTTTGCCGAGGAATACCCGCGCCGCTATCACGATGTCGGCATCGCCGAACAGCATGCCGTGACCTTCGCCGCCGGCCTCGCCTGCGAGGGCCGCAAACCGGTCGTGGCGATCTATTCGACCTTTTTGCAGCGCGCCTACGACCAGCTCATCCACGACGTGGCGCTGCAGAACCTGCCGGTGGTGTTCGCGCTCGACCGCGCCGGCCTGGTCGGCGCCGACGGCGCGACCCATCACGGGGCCTTCGACCTGTCCTATCTGACGTGCATCCCGAACATGGTGGTGATGGCGCCGGCCGACGAGAACGAATGTCGCCAGATGCTGTACACGGCGTACTGTCATGACGGCCCGACGGCCGTGCGCTATCCGCGAGGTGGCGGCATGAAGGTCGAGCCCGTGCAGAAGATGGCGACGCTGCCAATCGGCAAGGCTGAAGTTCGCCGCAGCGGCAAGCGCATCGCCCTGCTCGCCTTCGGCAACCTGCTCGCGCCGGCACTGACCGCCGGCGACGCGCTCGATGCGACGGTGGTCAACATGCGCTTCGTCAAGCCGCTCGATGCCGAGTGCATCCAGGCCCTGGCCGCGGATCACGATCTGATCGTCACGCTCGAGGACAACGTCGTCATCGGCGGCGCCGGCAGCGAGGTGGCGCGCGTACTCGAAACGCTGAACACCCGTCCGCGCCTGCTACGCCTGGGCCTGCCCGACGCCTTCGTCGACCACGGCGAACAGGCGCAGCTGCTGTCCGAAGCCGGTTTGGACGCGGCCGGCATCCTCGCGTCGATTGAGAAACTGAATCAGGACAATAGTTGAGCGTTTTGGTCGGGTTTGTTAATATCCGGCCTCGCTGATCCCCACCGGACACCCAGATGAACCCCAACGATCTCCAGACCATTCCGGACGTGCAGAGCTTCGAGGACAACCGTCGCCTCGCGATCAACAAGGTCGGCATCAAGTCGATCCGCCATCCGGTCAAGGTGCTCGACAAGAGCGGCGGCGTGCAGCACACGGTCGCGACCTTCAACATGTACGTCGGTCTGCCCCACAACTTCAAGGGCACGCACATGTCGCGCTTCGTCGAGTTGCTCAACGGCAACGAGCGCGAGATTTCGGTCGAGTCCTTCGAGCCCATGTTGCGCGGCATGGTGCAGCGACTCGAAGCCGAGTCCGGCCATGTCGAAATGACCTTTCCCTACTTCATCAACAAGGCCGCTCCGGTCTCCGGCGTGCAAAGCCTGATGGACTACGAGGTCACCTTCATCGGCGAGATCCGCGAGGGCGGCGAGTACGAGTTCACGATGAAGGTTCTCGTCCCGGTCACCAGCCTGTGCCCGTGCTCCAAGAAGATCTCCGACTACGGCGCGCACAACCAGCGCTCGCACGTCACCGTCACGGCCACGCTGGCCGACCATGTGTGGATCGAGGAGATCGTCGCCCTGGTCGAAGGGCAGGCCTCGTGCGAAGTCTACGGACTGCTCAAGCGCCCCGACGAGAAGTACGTCACCGAGCGCGCCTACGACAACCCCAAGTTCGTCGAGGACATGGTGCGCGACGTCGCCGGCCTGCTCAACGCGGAAAAGCGCATCGTCGCCTTCGCGGTGGAATCGGAAAACTTCGAGTCCATCCACAACCACTCGGCCTACGCAATCATCGAGCGCGACAAGCGACTCGCCGCCTGATCCGCATCCAGCGTCTTTGCGCAACGGCGACCCTGGGGTCGCCGTTGCTCGTTTACCCGCCCGCCGCGCGTCGCCGCGCATTCGCATGGTCTATCATGGAGTTCGTGAAAGCCGCCGCAGCGGCCGCTTGCACACCCCCCAGACCAAGGAGAGAACGATGAAAAAAACAATCCTGCTCGCGCTGTGCGTGAGCGTCACCGCTGGCGCCGCATCCAAGGAAGAGATCGATGCCGAAGTGCGCGCGGCGCTGGTTGCATTCGAGAAACAGGCTCCGGCCGGCCACGAACTGGCCAAGAACGCCTCGGGCATGCTCGTCTTTCCGAACGTCGTCAAGGCCGGCATCGGCGTCGGCGGCGAGTACGGCGAGGGCGCCCTGATCATCGACGGTCAGACCGTGGGCTACTACAGCCTCGCTTCGGCCTCGATCGGCTTTCAGCTCGGCGCACAATCGCGCAGCCAGATCATGCTCTTCATGAATGACGAGGTGCTGGCCAAATTCCGCAACAGCGAGGGCTGGAAGGCCGGCGTCGATGGCAGCGTCGCCGTCGCCACGCTGGGCGCCGGCGGCGGCATCGACACCGAGACGGCGCAGAAGCCCATCATCGGCTTCATCTTCTCGGGCAAGGGCCTGATGTACAACCTGACCTTCGAAGGCTCGAAGATCACCAAGCTCGATCGCTGACCCACCCGGCTCGTTGGAA
It encodes:
- the ispH gene encoding 4-hydroxy-3-methylbut-2-enyl diphosphate reductase, whose product is MNEKQILLASPRGFCAGVERAIDIVERALELFGAPIYVRHEVVHNRFVVEDLRVKGAVFVEELDEVPAGATVIFSAHGVSQAVRDEADARGLKVFDATCPLVTKVHNEVARMHEQGREIVMIGHRGHPEVEGTMGQIDGGIHLVESVADVATLAPATPHFLSFVTQTTLSIDDAAAIVTALRERFPDIQGPRKDDICYATQNRQDAVRALAGQVDAVIVVGSPNSSNSNRLREVAALRGIPAWLVDDADAIDPDWIADKSRIGVTAGASAPEVLVDSVIARIRELGGNSVRTLEGVPEKVVFPLPRALQKQS
- a CDS encoding aromatic ring-hydroxylating oxygenase subunit alpha, producing the protein MSDAALRAQLAPAASQLPVSTYFDEKVFEQELKLLFDAGPGYVGHELMVPEVGNYRSLEWLDHAALLVLNADGVHRMSNVCRHRQAIMLQGSGTTEHIVCPVHRWTYDTAGALKGAPHFACNPCLNLRREPLQGWNGLLFRGPRDVAQDLAGMKVADQFDFSGFKLDRVEIHECNYNWKTFIEVYLEDYHVAPFHPGLGNFVTCDDLTWQFGDWYSVQRVGATSLTKPGTAAYARWHEAVRSIYGDEPPPHGALWLTYYPNVMVEWYPHVLVVSTLIPRDVNKTTNVVEFYYPEEIMEFERDFVEAEQAAYMETAVEDDEIAERMDRGRLALYREGRNEVGPYQSPMEDGMQHFHEFYRRVMGMGAG
- the xseB gene encoding exodeoxyribonuclease VII small subunit yields the protein MSKSPATPKSFEAAIGELEEIVRAMEAGQLSLEQALDHYQRGVGLLRHCQDTLARAEQRVSQLEGDTLVDAPPGKTS
- a CDS encoding polyprenyl synthetase family protein, giving the protein MSSRDFAAWMAAIQQRTEQALDAALPDAALSPDELHAAMRYAVLEGGKRVRALLVHAAGEIAAAEPERLDRAACAVELIHAYSLVHDDLPCMDNDVLRRGKPTVHVEFGEATALLTGDALQTLAFQVLSDTPLADDAGRQLEMIAQLAQASGSRGMAGGQAIDLASVGKELTREELEFMHIHKTGALIRASVRLGALCGAPDDDALDRLDRYGKLVGLLFQVVDDILDADADTATLGKTAGKDADHDKPTYVSLLGISETRALADALLAEACEALAPLGGRAHHLAELAGFIVHRKF
- the dxs gene encoding 1-deoxy-D-xylulose-5-phosphate synthase; its protein translation is MSQYPLLERIESPSDLRRLERSELPALADELRAFLLESVSKTGGHLSSNLGTVELSIALHYIYDTPDDRIVWDVGHQTYGHKILTGRREAMAGLRRAGGISGFPRRCESEYDTFGTAHSSTSISAALGMAVAARDKGEKRQSIAVIGDGAMSAGMAFEALNNAGELDGIDMLVILNDNEMSISPPVGAMTRILARMLSGRTYNAARRAGEKVLGLAPPMLEFARKVEEHVIGLVTPGTLFEEFGFHYYGPIDGHDLDALIPMLHNLRRLPGLQFLHVVTRKGHGYKLAEADPILYHGVSQFEPEAGIAAGKGGGKLTYTKVFGDWLCDMAAEDERLVAITPAMREGSGLVRFAEEYPRRYHDVGIAEQHAVTFAAGLACEGRKPVVAIYSTFLQRAYDQLIHDVALQNLPVVFALDRAGLVGADGATHHGAFDLSYLTCIPNMVVMAPADENECRQMLYTAYCHDGPTAVRYPRGGGMKVEPVQKMATLPIGKAEVRRSGKRIALLAFGNLLAPALTAGDALDATVVNMRFVKPLDAECIQALAADHDLIVTLEDNVVIGGAGSEVARVLETLNTRPRLLRLGLPDAFVDHGEQAQLLSEAGLDAAGILASIEKLNQDNS
- the folE2 gene encoding GTP cyclohydrolase FolE2 — translated: MNPNDLQTIPDVQSFEDNRRLAINKVGIKSIRHPVKVLDKSGGVQHTVATFNMYVGLPHNFKGTHMSRFVELLNGNEREISVESFEPMLRGMVQRLEAESGHVEMTFPYFINKAAPVSGVQSLMDYEVTFIGEIREGGEYEFTMKVLVPVTSLCPCSKKISDYGAHNQRSHVTVTATLADHVWIEEIVALVEGQASCEVYGLLKRPDEKYVTERAYDNPKFVEDMVRDVAGLLNAEKRIVAFAVESENFESIHNHSAYAIIERDKRLAA
- a CDS encoding BPSL1445 family SYLF domain-containing lipoprotein, translating into MKKTILLALCVSVTAGAASKEEIDAEVRAALVAFEKQAPAGHELAKNASGMLVFPNVVKAGIGVGGEYGEGALIIDGQTVGYYSLASASIGFQLGAQSRSQIMLFMNDEVLAKFRNSEGWKAGVDGSVAVATLGAGGGIDTETAQKPIIGFIFSGKGLMYNLTFEGSKITKLDR